A genomic stretch from uncultured Pseudodesulfovibrio sp. includes:
- the hemC gene encoding hydroxymethylbilane synthase, which yields MKTLTIATRGSALALWQANHIKDLLEAKHPGLTVELLKIKTKGDKILDVPLAKVGGKGLFVKEIEEALLDGRAQIAVHSMKDVPTELPEGLEVGIIPEREASTDSLLSVKYDGLKGLPEGAVVGTSSLRRQSQLATLRSDLKIESLRGNLDTRVKKLLNGEFDAIVVATAGLNRLELSAPKHEILGPPEFLPAVAQGALGIEYHVDNTEVIEMLQFLDHAPTKVQVLAERGFLTGLNGGCQVPIAAWSVLDGDSVHLTGFVADVDGSRPIRMDVKGNAKDAWDIGMELADLVLKAGGKEILDEVYERESK from the coding sequence ATGAAGACACTGACTATCGCCACTCGAGGCAGCGCACTCGCTCTCTGGCAGGCCAATCATATCAAGGATCTGCTCGAAGCCAAGCACCCCGGCCTGACCGTGGAACTGCTCAAGATCAAGACCAAGGGTGACAAGATCCTCGACGTACCGCTGGCCAAGGTCGGCGGCAAAGGACTCTTCGTCAAAGAGATCGAGGAAGCCCTCCTCGATGGTCGCGCACAAATTGCGGTCCACTCCATGAAGGATGTCCCCACCGAGCTCCCCGAGGGGCTGGAAGTCGGCATCATTCCCGAACGTGAAGCGTCCACCGACTCCCTGCTCTCCGTCAAATACGACGGTCTCAAGGGACTGCCGGAAGGTGCTGTCGTCGGCACGTCCAGCCTGCGCCGCCAGTCACAGTTGGCAACCCTGCGCTCCGATCTTAAAATTGAATCCCTGCGCGGCAACCTCGACACCCGTGTCAAGAAATTGCTGAACGGTGAGTTCGACGCCATTGTGGTCGCCACTGCCGGGCTGAACCGTCTTGAACTTTCCGCCCCCAAACACGAGATCCTCGGACCACCCGAATTTCTGCCTGCCGTGGCACAAGGTGCACTCGGCATCGAGTACCACGTGGACAACACCGAAGTGATCGAGATGCTCCAGTTCCTCGACCATGCCCCGACCAAGGTGCAGGTATTGGCTGAACGCGGCTTCCTGACCGGCCTGAACGGTGGATGTCAGGTCCCCATTGCAGCATGGTCCGTACTGGACGGCGATTCGGTTCACCTGACCGGGTTCGTGGCAGATGTTGATGGTTCCCGCCCCATCCGCATGGACGTCAAAGGCAATGCCAAAGACGCTTGGGATATCGGCATGGAATTAGCTGATCTGGTTCTCAAGGCCGGCGGCAAAGAAATCCTCGACGAAGTGTACGAACGCGAATCCAAGTAA
- a CDS encoding zinc ribbon domain-containing protein gives MPIFEYKCSDCDHEFEELVFDRDECPPCPKCQSEKTGKLMSAVRSRIGGASAPQSGGSDSDSGTSFSSSSPCSGCSGGDCSSCG, from the coding sequence ATGCCCATATTTGAATACAAATGCAGTGATTGTGACCACGAATTCGAAGAACTCGTCTTTGACCGGGATGAATGTCCGCCCTGTCCCAAATGCCAGTCCGAAAAAACCGGCAAACTCATGAGCGCAGTCCGCTCCAGAATCGGCGGCGCGTCCGCTCCTCAATCCGGCGGCAGTGACTCTGATTCAGGAACCAGTTTCTCATCTTCGTCCCCATGTTCCGGCTGCTCCGGCGGCGACTGCTCCAGCTGCGGTTAA